One window of Chamaesiphon minutus PCC 6605 genomic DNA carries:
- a CDS encoding SAM-dependent methyltransferase yields the protein MKRPYLFELLITGVCIVGASITGCTQSSIIATTEIDRAVAQTAPTDGNSPSPAQPVQKDVPYVPTPTPVVNEMLRIANVNKNDVLYDLGSGDGRIVITAAQKFGTRGVGIDIDPQRIKEANQNARKARVTDRVQFRQQNLFETDFSNATVVTLYLLPEINLKLRPKLLSQLKPGTRIVSHAFDMGDWKPQKVVNVGGQTIYYWTVPRKATALPVRS from the coding sequence GTGAAACGACCCTATCTGTTCGAGCTATTAATTACCGGAGTCTGCATTGTCGGAGCGAGCATCACTGGCTGCACGCAATCATCAATTATCGCAACCACAGAAATCGATCGAGCTGTGGCACAAACAGCTCCTACCGATGGCAATTCTCCCTCACCAGCGCAACCAGTTCAAAAAGATGTGCCTTATGTCCCCACGCCGACACCTGTTGTTAACGAAATGCTCCGAATTGCCAATGTCAATAAGAATGATGTGCTCTACGATCTTGGTAGTGGCGATGGTCGGATCGTGATAACCGCCGCCCAAAAATTTGGGACTCGTGGCGTCGGTATTGACATCGACCCTCAGCGGATTAAAGAGGCAAATCAAAATGCTCGCAAAGCTAGAGTAACCGATCGCGTTCAGTTCCGCCAGCAAAATTTATTTGAAACAGATTTTAGCAATGCTACGGTCGTGACGCTGTATCTGTTGCCAGAAATCAACTTGAAGCTCAGACCCAAATTGCTCAGCCAACTCAAGCCTGGAACGCGGATCGTCTCTCACGCTTTTGATATGGGTGACTGGAAGCCCCAAAAAGTCGTAAATGTCGGCGGTCAAACTATCTATTATTGGACGGTACCACGGAAAGCTACCGCCTTGCCAGTGAGAAGTTAG
- a CDS encoding HAD-IA family hydrolase, protein MPQLKAVIFGTPLHHTDPDYPNSPISETSDIQRQAFNEAFAAAGLDWHWTAQTYNDLLKIKSDPQRMRAYRDADLARINVTDSTIAALHKAKTGLYMAMLADLHLRPRPGVAETIELCANNGIHLALCTATTLENIDGLRTALADLLPFDRFATIVTIESIERAKPAPDAYIYCLKQLQIAANEAIAIEDTPVGIAAAKAAGIITIGTPDASNTDRDFAAANLIIHDLNDISLDLLMSLLDRQPAPLGFS, encoded by the coding sequence ATGCCCCAACTCAAAGCAGTTATTTTTGGCACACCCCTCCACCACACAGACCCAGACTACCCCAACAGCCCAATCTCCGAAACATCCGACATTCAGCGACAAGCATTCAACGAAGCATTTGCAGCCGCTGGACTCGACTGGCACTGGACAGCTCAAACCTACAACGACCTGCTCAAAATTAAAAGCGATCCACAACGAATGCGCGCCTATCGCGACGCCGATCTCGCCCGCATCAACGTTACAGACAGCACGATTGCCGCCCTCCACAAAGCCAAAACCGGACTGTATATGGCCATGCTGGCAGATCTGCACCTCCGTCCGCGTCCCGGCGTAGCCGAAACAATCGAACTGTGCGCTAACAACGGCATTCACCTCGCACTGTGTACCGCGACAACTCTAGAAAATATCGACGGATTACGCACCGCTTTAGCCGATTTACTCCCATTTGACAGATTTGCCACCATCGTCACGATCGAGTCGATCGAGCGCGCCAAACCCGCTCCCGACGCCTATATTTATTGCCTCAAACAGCTCCAAATCGCCGCTAATGAAGCCATCGCCATCGAAGATACACCAGTCGGCATCGCCGCAGCTAAAGCCGCCGGAATTATTACGATCGGTACTCCTGACGCTAGTAATACCGATCGAGATTTTGCTGCTGCCAATTTAATCATCCACGATTTGAATGACATCAGCCTCGATCTATTGATGTCATTACTCGATCGTCAACCTGCACCACTTGGTTTCTCTTAA
- a CDS encoding SDR family NAD(P)-dependent oxidoreductase: MTNYSATDDSTRPLAVVTGASSGIGYELAKQFAKNGFDLLVTSTGERIEAVAEAFEQLGAKVETVQADLATYDGVETLYKQIQAAGKPVEAIAINAGIGVGGAFIETDLQEELNIIELNIASTVHLAKRVVPDMVARRQGRVLFTSSIASQMPGPYQAVYAASKSFVHSFSQALRNELKDSGVSVTALMPGATDTNFFDRAGLDGTKVGEQEKKDDPAEVARMGFEALMDGKDSVLAESLLTKVAGVVSKVLPDPLKAELYSKMSEPGSASK, translated from the coding sequence ACTTGCCAAACAGTTTGCCAAAAACGGCTTCGATCTCCTCGTCACATCTACTGGCGAGCGCATCGAAGCGGTAGCTGAAGCCTTCGAGCAGCTAGGAGCTAAAGTCGAAACCGTCCAAGCAGATCTAGCTACCTACGATGGCGTCGAAACTCTATATAAACAGATTCAGGCTGCCGGGAAACCCGTCGAGGCGATCGCGATTAATGCTGGCATCGGCGTCGGTGGAGCCTTCATCGAAACCGACCTCCAAGAAGAACTCAACATTATCGAACTCAACATCGCTTCCACCGTCCACCTCGCCAAACGCGTCGTACCCGATATGGTCGCACGTCGCCAAGGACGAGTGCTATTTACATCCTCGATCGCGTCTCAAATGCCAGGGCCATATCAGGCTGTCTACGCTGCCTCCAAATCCTTCGTCCACTCCTTCTCGCAGGCACTCCGCAACGAACTCAAAGATAGCGGCGTTAGCGTTACCGCACTGATGCCCGGAGCTACCGACACCAACTTCTTCGATCGCGCCGGATTGGACGGTACCAAAGTTGGCGAACAAGAGAAAAAGGACGACCCCGCAGAGGTCGCCAGAATGGGCTTCGAGGCACTCATGGATGGTAAGGATAGTGTTTTGGCAGAATCTCTGTTAACTAAGGTTGCAGGCGTCGTCAGCAAGGTCTTACCAGATCCCCTTAAAGCCGAATTGTACAGCAAAATGAGCGAACCAGGTTCGGCTAGTAAATAA